From Candidatus Desulfarcum epimagneticum, a single genomic window includes:
- a CDS encoding conserved hypothetical protein (Evidence 4 : Unknown function but conserved in other organisms): MSYKLEKMKIKPEKGSEFKVLFNPESYSMTYENTFSPLQGVGASGKEQTYSRSAPATLDMTLIFDTTGASGVAKSLKDKKVQDQVDKFLKATTQLNGSLHRPPKVTVNWGSKIFEGFIESVTVNYTLFDREGKPIRAELETSFTAHIDDGDRESADDLKSADLTHGRVVAAGDNLTLLAKEIYDDPACYIHVAKANKLVHFRKLEPGSELCFPPMED, from the coding sequence ATGTCTTACAAACTTGAAAAGATGAAGATCAAACCGGAAAAGGGAAGCGAATTCAAAGTCCTGTTCAATCCCGAATCCTATTCCATGACCTATGAGAACACCTTTTCCCCGCTCCAGGGCGTGGGCGCCAGCGGCAAGGAGCAGACCTATTCCCGAAGCGCCCCGGCGACCCTGGACATGACGCTGATTTTCGACACCACGGGCGCCTCGGGCGTGGCCAAGTCCCTTAAGGACAAAAAGGTCCAGGACCAGGTGGACAAGTTTTTAAAGGCCACCACCCAACTCAACGGCAGCCTTCACCGCCCCCCCAAGGTCACGGTGAACTGGGGCAGCAAAATTTTCGAGGGGTTCATCGAGAGTGTCACCGTCAACTACACCCTGTTTGACCGGGAGGGAAAACCCATCCGGGCCGAGCTGGAGACCAGTTTCACGGCCCATATTGACGACGGCGACCGGGAGTCGGCCGATGATCTCAAATCGGCGGACCTCACCCACGGGAGGGTCGTGGCCGCCGGGGACAACCTGACCCTTCTGGCAAAGGAAATATACGACGACCCGGCCTGCTACATTCACGTGGCAAAGGCCAACAAACTGGTTCATTTCCGAAAACTGGAGCCGGGATCCGAGCTGTGTTTCCCGCCCATGGAAGACTAA
- a CDS encoding conserved hypothetical protein (Evidence 4 : Unknown function but conserved in other organisms), producing MTIEVKELTINATVIRNPDGPRDTETGGGASDLDREAIISECVEQVMGILRASKER from the coding sequence ATGACTATTGAAGTCAAAGAGCTGACGATAAACGCCACAGTGATCCGAAATCCCGACGGGCCCCGGGATACAGAGACGGGCGGCGGCGCTTCGGACCTGGACCGGGAAGCCATCATCTCCGAGTGCGTGGAGCAGGTCATGGGCATCCTCCGGGCGTCAAAGGAACGATGA
- a CDS encoding conserved hypothetical protein (Evidence 4 : Unknown function but conserved in other organisms), which translates to MSLLSLTSKLGSMSSILDMAEAVNYRFMVNFYGGGGNPLDMRFQSVSGISSTVEVDEVREGGENLYMHNLPTRVSHENLVLTRGMIIGCAMNKSGRDVLHSLKVKPSDIQVSPLDKNDMPTYGGWLFQNAWLVSWTIEDLSGEDNNLIINSMEFTYNRLKHVVT; encoded by the coding sequence ATGTCGCTTCTTTCATTGACAAGCAAACTGGGCTCCATGAGTTCCATCCTGGACATGGCCGAGGCCGTCAATTACCGGTTCATGGTGAATTTTTACGGCGGCGGAGGCAATCCCCTGGACATGCGGTTCCAGAGCGTGTCGGGCATCTCCTCCACAGTGGAGGTGGACGAGGTCCGGGAGGGGGGGGAAAATCTTTACATGCACAATCTTCCCACCCGGGTGAGCCATGAGAACCTGGTTCTCACCCGGGGCATGATCATCGGCTGCGCCATGAACAAGTCCGGGAGGGATGTCCTTCATTCCCTGAAGGTCAAGCCGTCGGACATACAGGTGTCGCCTCTCGATAAAAACGACATGCCCACTTACGGAGGCTGGCTTTTTCAAAACGCATGGCTGGTTTCCTGGACCATCGAGGATTTGAGCGGGGAAGACAACAATTTGATCATCAACTCCATGGAATTCACCTACAACAGACTCAAACACGTGGTTACCTGA
- a CDS encoding conserved hypothetical protein (Evidence 4 : Unknown function but conserved in other organisms): MATTADDIKTKYPLPVWQYQVQVGEDDMAFSEVSGLNIEYETISYADGMGVKHMPGKGTPVELSLQKGIVKSDTKLLDWITSIKLNTVDKKDITISLLDEEGENPLVTWTVVNAFPTNLEAPTFDANNNEVAIETLSLMADDLKVEYK, from the coding sequence ATGGCGACAACAGCGGATGATATCAAAACCAAATATCCTTTGCCGGTGTGGCAGTACCAGGTTCAGGTCGGCGAGGATGACATGGCCTTTTCCGAGGTGTCCGGTCTCAACATCGAGTATGAGACCATCTCATACGCCGACGGCATGGGCGTGAAACACATGCCCGGCAAAGGCACGCCTGTGGAGCTGAGCCTGCAGAAGGGAATCGTCAAAAGCGACACCAAGCTTCTGGACTGGATCACCAGCATCAAGCTCAACACAGTGGACAAAAAGGACATCACCATCAGCCTCCTGGACGAGGAGGGGGAAAATCCCCTGGTGACCTGGACGGTGGTCAACGCCTTTCCCACCAATCTCGAGGCGCCCACCTTTGACGCCAACAACAACGAGGTGGCCATCGAGACCCTGTCGCTCATGGCGGATGATTTGAAGGTGGAATACAAGTAG
- a CDS encoding putative phage tail sheath protein (Evidence 3 : Putative function from multiple computational evidences), whose protein sequence is MADYKTPGVYVEEKSTLAPSVATVATAIPAFIGYTETVPDVCRDKDGVVLADPVPVRISGMLEYAARFGGPPPAEFKVKMVGGEIASVTPPELKLYMHYSLSMYFNNGGGPCYIVSVGQYEQKMDKDHFKKGLAALEKLDEPTLILLTDSAGLAAPDYYELCQGSLAQCASLQDRFAIFDVKDNDADAFRDSIGINDLKYGAAYYPYLKTSLNFEYDENDVTVSGLDDFKDTTAEYETNKNGIRVYYTDLTGGDAIKGKSVVIEENTSGSGDSVTTFEVADAKLTIKLPKKGVSDKKASDTVKNILTEWAKVADKKKFNIQRAGTGTVKVEDGGSKALAPAEASDGSFKLRDLKYDSTSVYNNILTRLDGERVTMPPSPAIAGLYAKVDRDRGVWKAPANYSLGSVMEPTIKINGQMQENLNIDATAGKSINAIRTFTGKGNLVWGARTLAGNDNEWRYVSVRRLFNYIEESVQKSTGFAVFEPNTPMTWLKVKTMISVFLENLWREGALAGTSAEQAFFVKVGLNETMTEQDILEGRMNVEIGIAAVRPAEFIIMKFSHKLQNA, encoded by the coding sequence ATGGCAGACTACAAAACACCCGGGGTATATGTGGAAGAAAAATCGACGCTGGCGCCCTCCGTGGCGACAGTGGCCACGGCGATTCCGGCTTTCATCGGCTACACCGAGACGGTTCCGGATGTGTGCAGGGACAAGGACGGCGTGGTTCTGGCCGATCCCGTTCCGGTTCGCATATCGGGAATGCTGGAATACGCGGCCCGGTTCGGAGGCCCCCCCCCGGCCGAGTTCAAGGTCAAGATGGTGGGCGGCGAGATCGCCTCGGTGACCCCGCCGGAGCTGAAGCTTTACATGCATTACAGCCTGAGCATGTACTTCAACAACGGCGGCGGACCCTGCTACATCGTGTCGGTGGGTCAGTATGAGCAGAAGATGGACAAGGATCATTTCAAAAAGGGGCTGGCCGCCCTGGAAAAACTGGACGAGCCCACCCTGATTCTTCTGACCGACAGCGCCGGGCTGGCCGCGCCGGATTACTATGAGCTGTGCCAGGGCTCTCTGGCCCAGTGCGCCTCGCTCCAGGACCGCTTCGCCATTTTTGATGTCAAGGACAATGACGCGGACGCGTTCCGGGATTCCATCGGAATCAATGATCTGAAATACGGCGCGGCTTATTATCCTTATCTCAAAACGTCTTTGAACTTCGAGTACGATGAAAACGATGTCACGGTGTCCGGCCTGGACGATTTCAAAGACACCACGGCCGAGTATGAGACCAATAAAAACGGAATCCGGGTGTATTACACCGACCTGACCGGCGGGGACGCCATCAAGGGAAAGAGCGTGGTCATTGAGGAAAACACAAGCGGCTCGGGCGATTCCGTCACGACCTTCGAGGTGGCCGACGCCAAGCTGACCATCAAACTGCCCAAAAAGGGAGTCTCCGACAAAAAAGCCTCGGACACGGTGAAAAATATTCTCACCGAATGGGCCAAGGTGGCGGACAAAAAGAAATTCAACATCCAGCGGGCCGGAACCGGGACCGTGAAGGTGGAGGACGGCGGCTCCAAGGCGCTGGCCCCGGCCGAGGCCTCCGACGGCTCCTTTAAGCTTCGGGACCTGAAGTACGACAGCACAAGCGTTTACAACAACATCCTGACCCGGCTGGACGGTGAGCGGGTCACCATGCCGCCGAGCCCGGCCATCGCCGGTCTTTACGCCAAGGTGGACCGGGACCGGGGCGTGTGGAAGGCGCCGGCCAACTACAGCCTGGGATCGGTCATGGAGCCCACGATCAAGATCAACGGACAGATGCAGGAGAACTTGAACATCGACGCCACGGCGGGCAAATCCATCAACGCGATCCGAACCTTCACGGGCAAGGGCAACCTGGTGTGGGGCGCCCGGACCCTGGCCGGAAACGACAACGAATGGCGGTATGTCTCGGTGAGGCGGCTGTTCAACTACATTGAGGAGTCGGTGCAGAAATCCACCGGGTTCGCGGTGTTTGAGCCCAACACCCCCATGACCTGGCTCAAGGTCAAAACCATGATCAGCGTCTTTCTCGAGAACCTGTGGCGGGAAGGGGCCCTGGCCGGGACCAGCGCCGAACAGGCGTTTTTCGTGAAAGTGGGCCTGAACGAGACCATGACCGAGCAGGACATCCTGGAAGGGCGTATGAACGTGGAGATCGGGATCGCGGCGGTGAGACCGGCCGAGTTCATCATCATGAAGTTCTCCCACAAACTCCAGAATGCGTAG
- a CDS encoding conserved hypothetical protein (Evidence 4 : Unknown function but conserved in other organisms), with product MIRDLDKTIEKLVKKNISGDLVPPKLNISFDRPDEKFKNYPAVNFFLYEVGENLELRTSRTLLPVGRNGEGKDKGLFKPHPPARVNFSYLVTAWSKGDDPLDEHYILGETMKTLLLYRTLPKNVLKGVLKDIRPLPVTAVLQPGSVKSPGEFWQAMGGKPRPALNYTVTLDVDVSQTRELPLVRKMDLAAEPVDSALNR from the coding sequence ATGATCCGGGATCTGGACAAAACCATAGAGAAGCTGGTGAAAAAAAATATTTCAGGCGATCTGGTCCCCCCCAAACTCAACATCAGTTTTGACCGGCCGGATGAAAAGTTCAAAAACTATCCGGCGGTGAATTTTTTTCTTTACGAGGTGGGGGAGAACCTGGAGCTTCGGACCAGCCGGACGCTTCTGCCTGTGGGGAGAAACGGGGAAGGAAAGGACAAGGGCCTGTTCAAACCCCATCCCCCGGCGCGGGTGAATTTTTCCTACCTGGTCACCGCCTGGAGCAAGGGCGACGATCCCCTGGATGAGCATTACATCCTGGGGGAGACCATGAAAACCCTGCTTCTTTACCGGACCCTTCCAAAAAATGTTCTGAAAGGGGTCCTCAAAGACATCAGGCCGCTTCCCGTGACCGCCGTTCTTCAGCCGGGAAGCGTTAAAAGTCCCGGGGAGTTCTGGCAGGCCATGGGGGGAAAACCCAGGCCCGCGCTGAATTACACGGTGACATTGGATGTGGATGTGTCTCAAACCAGGGAGCTTCCGCTGGTTCGGAAAATGGATCTGGCCGCCGAGCCTGTGGACAGCGCCTTAAATCGTTAG
- a CDS encoding Methyltransferase, giving the protein MSASCEALHVNQRGEYVNFGIQWLLDHHRSKERQRRKMVRDLNLRPGDTVLDLGCGPGLWTSLISEKVKPEGRVVGVDSDPEFLEYASRRLSQERFEGIVDLHEGDFYSVPFEDNSFDVVFFGNCFAYVTDHQKVLDEQIRVTRKGGRIAVKDFEGSVLVIHPIPPSLTLNVVTAAAKALQNNPPEPPFDNFSGQKLRGLLVKAGLRNVSATSYAVHMLPPLTPEAKQYISGNAAWYADIGKPYLSDTEFEQWRAYFDVDSPSYILDSEEFYFCMLEVLATGYV; this is encoded by the coding sequence ATGTCGGCAAGTTGCGAAGCGCTCCACGTCAATCAACGTGGCGAATATGTGAATTTTGGAATACAATGGCTCCTTGATCATCACAGGAGCAAGGAACGGCAGCGGCGAAAGATGGTTCGCGATTTAAACCTGCGACCGGGCGACACCGTTTTGGACTTGGGATGCGGACCGGGTTTGTGGACATCGCTGATTTCTGAGAAAGTCAAGCCGGAGGGCCGGGTTGTGGGAGTGGACAGCGATCCGGAATTTCTTGAGTATGCCTCCCGGCGCCTTTCGCAGGAGCGGTTTGAAGGAATTGTTGACTTGCATGAAGGGGATTTTTATTCCGTTCCGTTCGAAGACAATAGTTTTGATGTGGTGTTTTTCGGAAACTGTTTCGCCTATGTGACCGATCATCAAAAGGTTCTGGACGAGCAGATACGGGTGACACGAAAAGGGGGAAGGATTGCCGTCAAAGATTTTGAGGGGTCTGTTCTGGTGATTCATCCCATCCCCCCCTCACTCACACTGAACGTGGTCACAGCGGCGGCGAAGGCGCTTCAAAATAACCCTCCGGAACCGCCATTTGACAATTTTTCAGGACAGAAACTGCGAGGCCTTCTTGTGAAAGCAGGTTTGCGGAATGTGTCGGCGACCTCATATGCCGTGCACATGCTTCCGCCCCTGACACCGGAAGCCAAACAGTATATTTCCGGAAACGCCGCATGGTATGCCGATATCGGCAAACCCTATTTGTCGGACACGGAATTTGAACAGTGGCGCGCATACTTTGATGTCGATTCTCCGAGTTATATTCTTGATTCCGAAGAATTCTATTTTTGTATGCTGGAAGTTCTGGCGACAGGATACGTTTGA
- a CDS encoding conserved hypothetical protein (Evidence 4 : Unknown function but conserved in other organisms), which translates to MKLEHIAETLKDDFETSFEAPDPDVPVGRVLVRLPLKSRDDLMLEMMFVPGVDKHIENSRLLQLFVYLSDGDGLSGEKKAALVEQIARLNVNLVGSLGYNEKGGFVYYKYILMAPKKESDETVKILRDAVWLSAYLVDTSWPHLVEFV; encoded by the coding sequence ATGAAACTCGAACACATCGCCGAAACGCTGAAAGACGATTTTGAAACCTCTTTTGAGGCCCCGGACCCGGACGTGCCCGTGGGACGGGTCCTGGTCCGGCTGCCGCTGAAGTCCCGGGACGATTTGATGCTGGAGATGATGTTTGTGCCCGGGGTGGACAAGCACATCGAAAACAGCCGCCTGCTCCAGCTCTTCGTGTATCTCTCGGACGGGGACGGGCTTTCCGGGGAAAAAAAGGCGGCGCTTGTTGAGCAGATCGCCCGGCTGAACGTCAACCTGGTGGGCTCCCTGGGATACAATGAGAAGGGGGGATTCGTCTATTACAAATACATCCTGATGGCCCCCAAGAAAGAGAGCGATGAAACCGTCAAAATCCTGCGCGACGCGGTCTGGCTGTCGGCCTACCTGGTGGACACCTCCTGGCCGCATTTGGTTGAGTTTGTTTGA
- a CDS encoding hypothetical protein (Evidence 5 : Unknown function), whose protein sequence is MREKIQDIKPDDSAREFNKAPDDHSQRAGDFFHSQSFHDGAPPSGALQRIMGPTADAGPADFFALQRAAGNRAVSGMLTSLQDRQSEGSEMPDSLKSRMEDSFNTSFDDVSLHEDSSGPGLIGAKAYTYGNHIHFAPGEFNPGAQSGGELLAHELSHVIQQRHGVHPTSMIAGIPLNDSASMEGQADTMGGEAASGGFSSFASFSSGADSAGADSAGAGSAVVQCEMEEEEEDPGLAKHIFDSDSEAGGIISGAIEGATTGFKEDVYGTTDKEGILSKEHDLSANIGGLVGDIHGAGSDILALKDSENGKLAKSSAAFGLLSKTAGGVGKSAGIAADKASGLSKAGKSDATHTSDIANSISGGLGTISGILDLADHITGMTENWNDMEPAEKIEAAAAVAEKLNAIGKGGVDTAKAISTAIDHYKGLSKDSDLTKRLDNAGAVFGSVTSSMASVKAGWEMGKGLEDFISEGGFDKMNRQEAFESVCQGLKTFTEWGQSGVDAAKSIATTVYKIGGKGAGAVKGLGTASGAVTIATGAMDVIQGGYGIAKAGMAKSKLTELGKEENTEEKKKADDTSLQMLGGDVSLSGMKNFKKDAQINQSARAGALEDLKSRQTDKQKEAGFQMAMGVVGIISGALAVSGVGAPVAVALGIGAALVKLGKWLYGWWKEKSANKREAIRTKAYDTLVGIEKKMEGYTQWKDENAWLDSIRFGDGKRKSGAKSIAENMVKGTKGESDKIFKEQENRETDKTKKQQIKKQKEKLYKDLDEIPKTVTWGQLSVEDKSEAVSEEAHATFSRTSLKVTDEEIAAAKKKRAEEKDEQDTATAREVLEDMEEYDGKMAEAIGFSVKKRDESARKFLDAHFSKQVADKKMDKSQKKQNLAEAKKIGYWDSLTEKYRAFNLTGSARIEVIKTFINK, encoded by the coding sequence ATGCGTGAAAAAATTCAGGATATCAAACCGGACGATTCGGCGAGGGAATTCAACAAGGCCCCGGATGATCATTCGCAAAGGGCCGGGGATTTTTTTCATTCGCAATCTTTCCATGACGGGGCGCCGCCGTCCGGGGCGCTTCAGCGGATCATGGGTCCGACGGCGGACGCCGGTCCCGCCGATTTTTTCGCTCTCCAGAGGGCGGCGGGCAACCGGGCCGTGTCCGGCATGCTCACCTCTCTTCAGGACCGCCAATCCGAGGGCTCCGAAATGCCCGATTCGCTCAAAAGCCGGATGGAGGACTCTTTCAACACGTCCTTTGACGACGTGTCCCTCCACGAAGACTCATCGGGCCCCGGCCTCATCGGCGCGAAAGCCTACACCTATGGAAACCACATTCACTTCGCGCCCGGGGAATTCAATCCCGGCGCCCAAAGCGGCGGCGAACTCCTGGCCCATGAGCTTTCCCATGTCATCCAGCAAAGACACGGGGTCCATCCCACCTCCATGATCGCGGGGATTCCCTTAAACGACAGCGCGTCCATGGAAGGACAGGCGGACACGATGGGAGGCGAGGCGGCGTCCGGCGGCTTTTCGTCATTCGCCTCTTTTTCATCCGGAGCTGATTCGGCGGGGGCTGATTCAGCCGGGGCCGGCTCGGCCGTGGTTCAATGCGAGATGGAGGAGGAAGAGGAAGACCCGGGCCTGGCCAAACATATTTTTGACTCTGACTCAGAGGCGGGCGGCATTATTTCCGGGGCCATCGAAGGCGCCACCACCGGGTTTAAAGAAGATGTGTACGGAACCACGGACAAAGAGGGGATTTTGTCCAAAGAGCATGACCTCTCCGCCAACATCGGCGGTCTCGTGGGGGATATTCACGGCGCCGGATCGGATATTCTGGCCCTGAAAGACAGCGAAAACGGAAAGCTCGCCAAAAGCTCGGCCGCATTCGGTCTTTTGTCCAAAACCGCGGGGGGAGTCGGGAAGAGCGCGGGGATCGCCGCCGACAAGGCATCGGGGCTTTCAAAAGCGGGTAAAAGCGACGCCACCCACACCTCGGACATCGCCAACTCTATTTCAGGAGGACTGGGAACCATCAGCGGAATTCTGGACCTGGCGGATCATATCACGGGCATGACGGAAAACTGGAACGACATGGAGCCCGCTGAAAAGATCGAGGCCGCGGCCGCTGTGGCGGAAAAACTCAACGCAATCGGAAAAGGGGGCGTGGACACCGCCAAAGCCATCTCCACCGCCATTGACCATTACAAGGGATTGTCCAAAGACAGCGATTTGACCAAGAGGCTGGACAACGCCGGCGCGGTTTTTGGAAGCGTCACCAGCTCCATGGCCTCGGTCAAAGCCGGATGGGAAATGGGCAAGGGACTGGAGGATTTTATCTCGGAGGGCGGTTTTGATAAAATGAACCGCCAGGAAGCCTTTGAAAGCGTCTGCCAGGGACTTAAAACCTTCACGGAATGGGGGCAAAGCGGCGTGGACGCCGCCAAGAGCATCGCCACCACGGTTTACAAAATCGGCGGAAAGGGAGCCGGCGCGGTGAAGGGACTGGGAACCGCCAGCGGGGCTGTGACCATCGCCACCGGGGCCATGGATGTGATCCAGGGAGGATACGGCATAGCCAAAGCCGGCATGGCCAAGAGCAAATTGACGGAGCTGGGAAAGGAAGAAAACACCGAGGAAAAGAAGAAGGCCGATGACACTTCCCTCCAGATGCTGGGCGGCGACGTGAGCCTTTCGGGTATGAAAAATTTCAAAAAAGACGCCCAGATCAATCAATCGGCCCGGGCCGGCGCCCTGGAAGATTTGAAAAGCAGACAGACGGACAAGCAGAAAGAGGCCGGCTTCCAAATGGCCATGGGAGTGGTGGGAATTATCAGCGGCGCCCTGGCCGTCAGCGGGGTGGGGGCGCCTGTGGCCGTGGCATTAGGGATCGGCGCGGCCCTTGTCAAACTGGGTAAATGGCTGTATGGATGGTGGAAAGAAAAGAGCGCCAACAAGAGAGAAGCCATCAGAACCAAGGCATACGACACCCTCGTGGGCATCGAAAAGAAGATGGAGGGATACACCCAGTGGAAGGACGAAAACGCATGGCTGGACAGCATTCGATTCGGGGACGGAAAGAGAAAAAGCGGGGCCAAATCCATCGCCGAGAACATGGTGAAGGGAACCAAGGGCGAATCCGATAAAATATTCAAGGAACAGGAAAACCGGGAAACGGACAAAACAAAAAAACAGCAGATCAAAAAACAGAAGGAAAAGCTTTACAAAGACCTGGATGAGATCCCCAAAACGGTGACATGGGGCCAGCTCAGCGTGGAGGATAAATCCGAGGCTGTGTCCGAAGAGGCCCACGCCACTTTTTCAAGGACATCCCTGAAAGTGACCGACGAGGAGATCGCGGCGGCGAAGAAAAAACGCGCCGAGGAAAAGGATGAGCAGGACACGGCCACGGCCCGGGAGGTGCTGGAGGATATGGAGGAATACGATGGAAAAATGGCCGAGGCCATCGGTTTCAGCGTCAAAAAGAGAGACGAGTCGGCCCGGAAATTCCTTGACGCCCACTTCTCCAAACAAGTCGCGGACAAAAAGATGGACAAGAGTCAGAAAAAACAAAACCTCGCGGAGGCCAAAAAGATCGGGTACTGGGATTCTTTGACGGAAAAATACAGGGCCTTTAACCTGACGGGCTCCGCCCGCATTGAGGTGATCAAAACCTTTATCAATAAATAA
- a CDS encoding conserved hypothetical protein (Evidence 4 : Unknown function but conserved in other organisms): MNGYHTSLEHMMDELALLDIRIREMAALAEKGRGKEEPFRGLAISPSEVEALFRRPPGPPRAWGKREAGSAPRIKALKGRIEDRKSGARPANGDLRLERLARLFDLTRRDVEILLIALAPEVDPRYETFYAFLQDDVTRKFPSVDLALNLLSSSLDDKIRLRRRFEPGAPLMKKRLLSLHGDGPGPHPPLLRRHIKIDDRVASYLLGSDEMDSRLFHCAVMEGPGAPLGDMILPESFKDRLLGLSEKNFPPGRSGPGIVFYFQGRPGSGRKSAALGMRERQGGKTLSVDGRALSGKEPKDFAFVLDLILREAGLQDAALCWRDFDALLKEERALKVFWTELACFKGPVFLTGEATWEPRRDFGGLSFVRAKFPDLTFQDRKTLWERALEEKAPGVPAPDTADLAEKFLFTGGRIKDAAATAADRALWRDPRGAAISLQDLLAACRLQSNRNLGELARKIKPHHKWKDIILPEESARQLKEICDYVRRRSTVYEKWGFEEKISSGRGVNVIFSGPSGTGKTMSADIIAGELGVDLYKVDLSAVVSKYIGETEKNLSKIFAEARDSNAILFFDEADAIFGKRSEVNDARDRYANIETGYLLQKMEEHSGIVIMATNFIQNMDEAFARRMDFTIDFPAPEKKDRLRIWERMMPERTPKDENLDFGLMAERFEITGGNIKNIALGSAFLAAGNGGKVGMDGLFHATRREYRKMGRIVMESDFT, translated from the coding sequence ATGAACGGATATCACACTTCCCTTGAGCATATGATGGATGAGCTGGCGCTTCTGGACATTCGGATCCGGGAGATGGCGGCGCTCGCCGAAAAAGGCCGGGGAAAAGAAGAGCCGTTCAGGGGGCTGGCCATTTCCCCGTCGGAAGTGGAGGCCCTTTTCAGACGTCCCCCGGGGCCTCCCCGGGCGTGGGGAAAACGCGAGGCGGGTTCCGCTCCCCGGATCAAGGCCCTGAAGGGTCGCATCGAGGACCGAAAGAGCGGCGCCCGGCCGGCAAACGGCGATTTACGCCTGGAGCGCCTGGCCCGGCTCTTTGATCTGACCCGAAGGGATGTGGAGATACTGCTCATCGCCCTGGCCCCGGAAGTGGATCCGCGCTACGAAACCTTTTACGCCTTTCTCCAGGACGACGTCACCCGGAAATTTCCCAGTGTGGACCTGGCCCTGAACCTTCTCTCATCGTCTCTTGATGATAAAATCCGCCTTCGCCGGCGATTCGAGCCCGGCGCCCCTTTAATGAAAAAGCGCCTCTTAAGCCTTCACGGCGACGGGCCGGGGCCCCATCCGCCCCTTTTGCGACGGCATATCAAAATAGACGACCGCGTGGCCTCTTATCTCCTGGGCTCCGATGAGATGGATTCGCGCCTTTTCCATTGCGCGGTCATGGAGGGGCCCGGCGCCCCGCTTGGGGACATGATTCTGCCGGAATCGTTCAAAGACAGGCTTTTGGGATTGTCGGAAAAAAATTTTCCGCCGGGCCGAAGCGGGCCGGGAATCGTGTTTTATTTCCAGGGCCGTCCGGGCTCGGGGCGCAAAAGCGCGGCTTTGGGCATGCGCGAAAGACAAGGGGGCAAAACCCTTTCGGTGGACGGCCGGGCGCTGTCCGGAAAGGAGCCAAAGGACTTCGCGTTTGTCCTGGACCTGATTCTTCGGGAGGCCGGGCTCCAGGACGCGGCGCTGTGCTGGCGGGATTTTGACGCGCTTTTAAAAGAGGAGCGGGCGCTCAAAGTTTTCTGGACAGAGCTGGCCTGTTTCAAAGGGCCGGTTTTTCTCACAGGGGAGGCCACGTGGGAGCCCCGGCGCGACTTTGGCGGTCTTTCGTTTGTGCGGGCGAAATTTCCGGACCTGACCTTTCAGGACAGAAAAACGCTGTGGGAGCGGGCGCTGGAAGAAAAGGCCCCGGGAGTCCCGGCCCCGGACACGGCGGATCTGGCGGAGAAGTTTCTTTTCACCGGGGGACGGATCAAAGACGCCGCCGCCACGGCCGCCGACCGGGCCCTGTGGCGGGATCCGCGCGGGGCGGCGATTTCTCTTCAGGACCTGCTCGCCGCGTGCCGGCTTCAGTCCAACCGGAACCTGGGAGAGCTGGCGCGGAAAATCAAACCCCACCACAAATGGAAAGACATCATCCTTCCCGAAGAGTCCGCGCGGCAGCTCAAAGAAATCTGCGACTATGTCCGGCGCCGCTCCACGGTTTACGAAAAATGGGGATTTGAGGAAAAAATATCCTCGGGCAGGGGCGTCAACGTGATTTTCTCCGGACCCTCGGGAACCGGCAAAACCATGTCCGCCGACATCATCGCCGGCGAGCTGGGCGTTGACCTTTATAAGGTGGACCTGTCCGCCGTGGTCAGCAAGTACATCGGCGAGACCGAAAAAAATCTTTCGAAAATTTTCGCCGAGGCCCGGGACAGCAACGCCATCCTGTTTTTTGACGAGGCCGACGCCATTTTCGGAAAGCGAAGCGAGGTCAACGACGCCCGGGACCGCTACGCCAACATCGAGACCGGCTACCTGCTCCAGAAGATGGAGGAGCACAGCGGGATCGTCATTATGGCCACGAATTTCATCCAGAACATGGACGAGGCGTTCGCCCGCCGTATGGATTTCACGATTGATTTCCCGGCCCCGGAAAAAAAGGACCGCCTGCGCATATGGGAGCGCATGATGCCGGAGCGGACCCCGAAGGACGAAAACCTGGATTTCGGGCTGATGGCGGAAAGATTTGAGATCACGGGCGGGAACATCAAAAACATCGCCCTGGGATCGGCCTTCCTGGCCGCCGGAAACGGCGGAAAAGTCGGAATGGACGGCCTGTTCCACGCCACCCGGCGGGAATACCGGAAGATGGGACGAATTGTGATGGAGAGCGATTTTACGTAA